One genomic segment of Suncus etruscus isolate mSunEtr1 chromosome 15, mSunEtr1.pri.cur, whole genome shotgun sequence includes these proteins:
- the POM121C gene encoding nuclear envelope pore membrane protein POM 121C, producing MCPAAAAGGGGERRRPIASGRDGRGRGRGGAALAGLCLLGFVLYLVPAAAALAWLALGASAAWWALSGEPSGPRALSLARGPARRRPPRAPAKSAANGSLAAPPSALAGPDRAELLLMGSYLGKPGPPAPAPRAHAQPRSPDLRERPGRRPPDARPHHPQHPHLTPARPSPLRPAGPLAPRDCGTLPNRFVITPRRHYPIQQTQYSLLGVLPTVCWNGYHKKAVLSARNSKMVCSPVTVRIAPPDSRLARTPLSEQGVSSPLSSPSSNTPDPCAKETVLSALRERKKRAVEEEDHIFAEGQENKRRRHDSSGSGHSAFEPLVANGVPAAFVPKPGSLKRGLTSQTSEDHLHKRSRTSSLSSMTSTCTGGIPSSSRNAISSSYSSSRGCAQLWKRSGPSSSPFSSPASSRSQTPERPAKKMREEELAQPSSSSTPLVTDKESQGEKLTDPASAKNPSSFSSPTAPVGSGQRKRKIQLLPSRRGDQLALPPPPQLGYTVTAEDLDLEKKASLQWFNKVLEEQPDPASGPASENTPAPQTDFTLTMPPAETVAPVTALPTPSASPNPLLESLKKMQSSPEPPTSSGTTSVATSEAPEAPKTPSLLSPLATTQPAPLPVTSEDSKPSVTFLGLTSASSTIPVTEPPKSPLTTAAEPAAPAAPKQSLLLGMLSTPTSNPSTSMAPGMSSTSLTFKPIFETPPKSEAEDPSPACPSKAATVTPASSNSVAPTTTSISSPTFKPIFDGLGQPASVPLITPFSFVPTPSTTTTTTTTTTTSTPLFVAQTSATVSAPAATASTAPASATKAAFAFTMSSSVSTSSSTAAASSQPFLFGTSQASGASFTPSLGSVFQFGKPPAVPTTTTTTTGQPLPSAPPASSSSSFSGFGSTLTTSTPAATSQATLTFSTTTPAFNIPFSSATKAPLPSYPGATPQLTFGATDGQSQGTAKPVLAPSFGTSFTFGNPTAPTPAQPTFDSTTQYSFGALKPAASAFGAPATTQPAFGNTTSVFSFGAVTTSGFGTTTQTPSSGAGSSLFGSTAPAPFTFGSSAAPAASGGFGINVANPGASSTAGAFNFGTGQSGTTTTGAAPFGGGLSQNPLAASSQSTPFAFNVGSTSESKPMFGGTSTPTFGQNNPTPGVGTSGSSLSFGASSTSTQGFVGVGPFGSAAPSFSIGAGSKTTGARQRLQARRQHTRKK from the exons ATGTgtccggcggcggcggcgggaggaGGAGGCGAGCGGCGGCGCCCCATCGCGAGCGGCAGGGacggccggggccggggccggggcggggcggCGCTCGCGGGGCTGTGCCTGCTCGGCTTCGTGCTGTACCTGGTGCCGGCCGCGGCGGCGCTGGCCTGGCTGGCGCTGGGGGCGAGCGCGGCCTGGTGGGCGCTGAGCGGCGAGCCCAGCGGCCCGCGCGCCTTGTCGCTCGCGCGTGGCCCCGCGCGCCGCCGCCCGCCGCGAGCCCCGGCCAAGTCGGCGGCGAACGGCAGCCTCGCCGCCCCGCCCAGCGCCCTCGCGGGGCCCGACCGCGCCGAGCTGCTGCTCATGGGCAGCTACCTGGGCAAGCCGGGGCCCCCGGCGCCGGCCCCCCGCGCCCACGCCCAGCCCCGCTCCCCGGACCTGCGGGAGAGGCCCGGACGCCGCCCCCCGGACGCCCGCCCGCACCACCCGCAGCACCCGCACCTGACCCCCGCCCGGCCCTCGCCTCTCCGGCCCGCCGGCCCCCTGGCCCCCCG TGATTGTGGGACTTTACCGAATCGGTTTGTAATAACACCTCGAAGACACTATCCCATTCAGCAGACCCAGTATTCCTTGCTGGGGGTCCTGCCCACTGTGTGCTGGAATGGTTACCACAAGAAGGCCGTGCTCTCTGCTCGTAACTCCAAAATGGTGTGCAGCCCCGTCACTGTGAGGATTGCGCCTCCCGACAGCAGGCTGGCCCGCACCCCATT ATCAGAACAAGGTGTCAGCTCGCCACTGTCCTCACCGTCAAGCAATACTCCAGACCCGTGTGCAAAGGAGACTGTACTGAGTGCTctcagagagaggaagaaaagggcaGTGGAGGAGGAAGATCATATATTTGCTGAAggccaggaaaacaaaagaag GCGCCATGACAGCAGTGGGAGCGGCCATTCAGCCTTCGAGCCCCTGGTGGCCAATGGAGTCCCTGCCGCATTCGTGCCTAA GCCTGGGTCTCTGAAGAGAGGCCTCACCTCCCAGACCTCCGAGGACCACCTACATAAGCGTTCCCGCACATCATCCCTGAGCTCCATGACAAGCACGTGCACGGGCGGCATCCCCAGCTCCAGCCGCAACGCCATTAGCAGTTCCTACAGCTCCAGCCGGGGCTGCGCTCAG CTATGGAAGAGGAGTGGGCCCAGCTCTTCACCTTTCTCCAGTCCGGCCTCATCCCGCTCCCAGACTCCGGAGAGGCCAGCCAAAAAGATGAG AGAAGAGGAACTTGCTCAGCCATCTAGTTCTTCAACTCCACTTGTCACAGACAAGGAGTCCCAAGGGGAAAAAC TTACAGATCCCGCCTCAGCCAAGAATCCAAGCTCCTTCAGCTCCCCAACGGCTCCTGTTGGCTCTGGGCAGCGGAAGCGGAAGATCCAGCTGCTGCCATCCCGGCGAGGGGACCAGCTGGCCCTG CCTCCACCACCACAGCTTGGCTACACTGTCACTGCTGAGGACTTGGACTTGGAGAAGAAAGCCTCACTGCAGTGGTTCAACAAGGTCTTGGAGGAGCAACCAG ATCCTGCCTCGGGCCCTGCATCTGAAAACACGCCCGCCCCACAAACTGATTTTACCCTGACCATGCCTCCTGCTGAGACAGTAGCCCCTGTGACTGCACTGCCCACGCCCAGTGCCTCCCCGAACCCATTGCTGGAGAGCCTGAAGAAGATGCAGAGCTCCCCAGAGCCCCCCACCTCCTCAG GGACTACTTCAGTGGCCACCTCCGAGGCCCCCGAGGCCCCGAAGACCCCCAGCCTCCTGTCCCCACTAGCTACCACTCAGCCAGCACCCCTCCCAGTCACCTCTGAAGATTCCAAGCCCTCGGTCACTTTCTTGGGGCTCACCTCAGCTTCATCCACCATCCCCGTCACCGAGCCTCCCAAGTCCCCGCTGACCACTGCAGCTGAACCGGCTGCTCCAGCGGCCCCCAAACAGAGCCTGCTCTTAGGAATGCTGAGTACCCCCACTTCTAACCCTTCCACTTCCATGGCTCCCGGGATGTCGTCCACATCTCTTACGTTCAAGCCCATTTTTGAGACCCCGCCAAAAAGTGAAGCAGAAGACCCCTCACCCGCATGCCCCTCCAAAGCAGCTACGGTCACCCCTGCTTCATCCAACTCCGTCGCTCCCACGACCACCAGTATCTCATCCCCCACATTCAAGCCCATCTTTGACGGCCTGGGGCAGCCTGCATCTGTACCCCTGATAACCCCCTTCTCCTTTGTCCCAACTCCTtcaactaccaccaccaccaccaccaccactaccactagCACCCCCCTCTTCGTTGCCCAGACCAGTGCTACCGTCTCGGCACCTGCGGCCACAGCCAGCACGGCGCCAGCCTCAGCCACAAAGGCAGCATTTGCCTTCACTATGAGCAGCTCTGTGAGCACCAGCAGTTCCACTGCCGCTGCTTCCTCCCAGCCTTTCCTCTTTGGGACTTCCCAAGCCTCTGGTGCCAGCTTCACCCCTTCCCTGGGCTCTGTATTCCAGTTTGGCAAACCCCCAGCTgtgcccaccaccaccaccaccaccactggccagcccctgcccagtgcccccccggccagcagcagcagcagcttcaGCGGTTTCGGCAGCACTCTGACCACGTCCACACCTGCTGCCACCAGCCAGGCCACGCTTACCTTCAGCACCACCACTCCCGCCTTCAACATTCCCTTCAGTTCGGCCACCAAGGCCCCGCTGCCCTCATACCCAGGGGCCACGCCCCAGCTCACTTTCGGAGCCACTGATGGCCAGTCGCAGGGGACAGCCAAACCAGTGCTGGCCCCGAGCTTTGGCACCTCTTTCACTTTTGGGAACCCCAcggcccccaccccagcccagcccacctTTGACAGCACCACCCAGTACTCTTTTGGGGCCCTCAAACCTGCAGCCTCTGCCTTCGGTGCCCCTGCTACCACCCAGCCGGCCTTCGGCAACACCACCTCAGTTTTCTCCTTCGGTGCTGTCACCACCTCTGGTTTCGGCACCACCACCCAGACACCCAGCAGTGGGGCTGGCAGCTCCTTGTTCGGCAGTACTGCCCCAGCCCCTTTCACATTTGGGAGCTCTGCGGCCCCGGCAGCCAGTGGGGGCTTCGGGATCAATGTGGCTAATCCGGGTGCCAGCTCCACCGCCGGGGCTTTCAACTTCGGGACAGGACAGAGTGGGACCACCACTACCGGTGCAGCCCCCTTTGGGGGGGGCTTGAGCCAGAACCCCTTGGCCGCATCCAGCCAGAGCACACCCTTTGCCTTCAATGTGGGGAGCACGTCCGAGAGCAAACCTATGTTTGGAG GCACCTCCACGCCCACCTTTGGGCAGAACAACCCCACTCCAGGGGTGGGCACATCGGGCAGCAGCCTCTCCTTTGGGGCATCCTCAACATCCACCCAAGGCTTCGTTGGAGTTGGACCATTTG GATCAGCTGCCCCTTCTTTCTCCATTGGTGCGGGATCCAAGACTACAGGGGCTCGGCAACGGCTGCAGGCCCGAAGGCAACATACCCGCAAAAAATAG
- the NSUN5 gene encoding 28S rRNA (cytosine-C(5))-methyltransferase → MALYAEAAAVLAGVESRQGSIKSLVYASRFQRVKQLYALVCETQRYAAVLDAVIERAGLLRAEKKLRPHLAQVLVYELLLGRGFRGAGGGRWKQVLSRHQARLKAELARLKVQRGVSRNEDLLDAGSKPGGAAQVPRFVRVNTLKTCCEDAVDYFKRQGFTYQGRASCLEDLRTLQGKRFLLDPLLPELLVFPAHTDLHDHPLYQAGHLILQDKASCLPAMLLAPPPGAQVIDACAAPGNKTSHLAALMKNQGRIFAFDLDAKRLASMATLLARAGVSCCELAERDFLAVSAADPRYQQVQYILLDPSCSGSGMPSRQLEEPGAGAPSKERLQALAGFQLRALDHALTFPSLRRLIYSTCSLCQEENEDVVQEALQRCGGAFRLAPAMPTWPHRGLSIFPGAEHCLRASPDTTLTGGFFVAIFERVEVPSLVSPEQVESSEPSPATKRKKRRRVAAAPEVLPADS, encoded by the exons ATGGCGCTGTACGCGGAGGCGGCGGCCGTGCTGGCGGGCGTGGAGAGCCGCCAGGGCTCCATCAAGAGCCTGGTGTACGCCAGCCGCTTCCAGAGGGTGAAGCAGCTGTACGCGCTGGTGTGCGAGACGCAGCGCTACGCCGCCGTGCTGGACGCCGTGATAGAGCGCGCCGGCCTCCTGCGTGCAGAGAAGAAGCTGCGGCCGCACCTGGCCCAG GTGCTCGTGTACGAGTTGCTGCTGGGACGAGGCTTTCGAGGGGCCGGTGGGGGCAGATGGAAGCAGGTGCTGTCCCGGCACCAGGCGCGGCTCAAGGCGGAGTTGGCCCGCCTCAAGGTTCAGCGAGGTGTCAGTCGGAACGAGGACCTGCTGGACGCGGGGTCCAAGCCCGGTGGAG CCGCCCAGGTGCCCCGGTTTGTGCGTGTGAACACACTCAAGACCTGCTGTGAGGATGCAGTCGATTATTTCAAGAGACAAGGCTTCACCTATCAAGGTCGGGCCTCctg CCTCGAGGACCTGCGCACACTCCAAGGAAAACGCTTTCTTCTGGACCCCCTTCTACCAGAGCTGCTAGTGTTTCCTGCCCACACGGATCTGCATGATCACCCACTGTACCAGGCTGGACACCTCATCCTACAGGACAAA GCTAGCTGTCTCCCAGCCATGCTGCTGGCTCCGCCACCTGGTGCCCAGGTCATCGACGCGTGTGCTGCCCCCGGGAATAAGACCAGTCACTTGGCTGCCCTCATGAAGAACCAAGG GAGGATCTTTGCCTTTGACCTGGATGCCAAGAGGCTAGCATCGATGGCGACACTGCTTGCCCGAGCCGGAGTGTCCTGCTGTGAGCTGGCCGAGAGGGACTTCCTGGCTGTCTCTGCTGCAGATCCGCGCTACCAGCAGGTCCAGTACATTCTGTTGGATCCCTCCTGCAGTGGCTCTG GAATGCCCAGCAGACAGCTGGAGGAGCCTGGGGCAGGGGCCCCGAGCAAGGAGCGCTTACAGGCCCTGGCCGGTTTCCAGCTTCGTGCTCTGGACCATGCACTCACTTTCCCCTCACTGCGGCGCCTTATCTACTCCACCTGTTCTCTCTGCCAAGAGGAGAATGAGGATGTGGTCCAAGAAGCCCTGCAACGTTGTGGTGGGGCCTTCAG GCTAGCTCCGGCCATGCCCACCTGGCCTCACCGAGGCCTTAGCATCTTTCCAGGTGCTGAACACTGCCTCAGGGCCTCCCCTGACACCACGCTCACGGGTGGCTTCTTTGTGGCTATATTTGAACGTGTGGAGGTACCAAG CTTAGTGTCCCCAGAACAGGTGGAGTCTTCAGAACCCAGCCCTGCTACCAAGAGGAAGAAGAGGCGAAGGGTGGCAGCTGCTCCTGAAGTCCTGCCTGCAGATTCCTAA